The DNA window TTCATTTGGAAAGCCAGGAGAAAAGAAAGGCCAGAGAGGACCTTGGAAGATAAAAGGGGGGAAACTGTAGATAAGGTGGTTATCTGTGACATTGTAAAATGATATATGTCCACAATCATATTGGAGGAAAATACCTAGCTTGTGCACAGGCACTCTTGAATGGATGCTTTCCATGGTATGGGGGATCCAGAGAATGAAATCCTCTTCCATTCTGAGGCACATGAGGGAGAGTACATCCCCAGGGAACTTCCCTTTCTTGCTTAATGATTCCTTATAGATCCCCACTTCCCACTCACTCTTGCcttccacctccacctcccaaTAGTGGCTCTCCGAGGTGAAGCTCTGAGCACCCAACACAGAAATAGCTTGTTCAGCGTGGGCACTGGCAAGCTTCACACTCTTCAGATCTTCAGAGAGGATAACATTGGACTTTGCTGTCTTGGGATCCAGAGTAATATCCCTTTGGAAGGTCAATAGTATTTCCCTCATTCCACAATCAGTCCAAGGTAGAGCAGCAGGCTCTGGACATTGAAACAACAGCACCTCACTCCTTTCCAATATGCTTCTTATGTCCAGGAGCATCTCCGTGACTGGCCTCTCAAAATTCTTCTCTAACTCATCAGTCATCTTTTGTAGGTTTTGGATATATTGGGAAAATCTGGCCTCTGTCTCCATTAATTTcttcacattctttcttttttccttgtccAGCTTTTGTACCTCTACTTGGTGATTCTTCGTCAAGAAAGGGTGCGTTTTGATGTATTCTGGTATGATGATCTGCTTCAGTATCTGTGCTTCCATGTTACACTGCAccactctccttctctcctggtCCAATAAAAATTGAGCCTCTTTCGCTTTCCCCAGCAAACTACTAAGGGCTTCACAGAGTTTCGCCTTGCAGTTCTCAGCATACTCCTCTATGAGATACACACTGTGAGCTTTGTGTTCTTGGGAGAGTAAGCAGGACACACAAAGCAGCTTCTGGTCATCCTCACAGAACAGCTTCTGAATTGCTAGGTGCTGATCACAGATGGTCTGGCAATTGATGTAATTTGATAAATGAGGTCTGAACTGTTTAGTAATGATCACTAGATCCTCTAGGCACTTACTGGTCTCTAAGTCTCTGGACTGAATGGTTCCCCTGCACATTGGACAGGCCCATGGTGCATGGGTTCCTTCCCAGCTCTGGAAGAGGCACTCTTTGCAAAAACTGTGCCCACAGTCAACAGTCACTGGCTTGGTGAAGTAATCCAAGCAAATGGAACAGGTGAGTTCCCTCTTGAGATTTGCAATCATATCATTGACATCCATGTTCCTAGGACTTTATTCCCTCTGATGTAGAAAGTTTCCTTCAGAGGTTATAGCTCCAGATCTGAGCTTCCAAAACTCAGCTCCAAAGCCTTTTTATAACCACCTGGGCCCCCAGGTTCCACCTCTCTGGATTCACACCAAGAAGGTGTTAACTTACCTGGTTCACACATTTGTTATTCTGGGCCTGCTTTGGAATTAGTTCCAGAGCTGTATTCATAGGAGACTGAGCTAGCCAGGCAAAAGCTTCACACCTCACTGATATTACTTCAACaaatactcttttttgtttgttttgttttgttttttgtttttttaatttttgcagggcaatgagagttaagtgacttgcccagggtcacacagctagttaagtgtcaagtgtctgaggctggatttgaacttgggtactcctgaattcaaggccagtgctttatccactgtgccacctagctgtccccttctttttttttaatgtaacaaatatttttatttttcagttttgggttctaattttttatccctccttccgtTCCTCCCCAGCACCCTCCCTgaagtggcaagcaatcagatatgggttatacatgtatggttatgtaaaacattaccatatttatcgttttgtacaagaaaacttgattaaaagaaaaaaatggaaaaaaaaagtgaaaaataacatgcttaagtctgttccatcaatatcagttctttctttggaggtggatagtatgtttcatcaatagtcctttgggattgtcttggatcattgtattgttgagaatagtcaagtcattcacagttcttcatcaaacaatattgttgtctctgtgcataatgttctcttggttctgctcacttcactatacatcatttcatacctatctttccaagcctttctgaagtcatcctgcttcaACAGACATTTCTTAAAAGCCTATTATATTCTAGGTAATAAAAAAACACCACTCGATATGATACTAGTTATTATGTGATGTGTTCAAACAATAATTCCTGATATTACGTAGTTGTTTAAAGTTCTGaatgttatcatcattatcttgggttttttttgtttgtttgtttgtttgtttttttagtgaggcaattggggttaagtgacttgcccagggtcacacagctagtaagtgtcaagtgtctgaggccggatttgaactcaggtcctcctgactccagggccagtgctttatccactgtgccacctagcgacCCCCATTGTcttgttttttaattcttaaattaatCCTGTTAGTTACTACATCTAtaactcttttccttttaaacatCAAGATCTGAGACAGAGGTTCAGATTCAACAAGAGAGAAGTTAGGCACTAGGGCgaggttttttttcatttatttagatttttattttcccaaattacatgtaaaaacaatttttaacagccatttttaaaactttgtgctccaaattctctccccccacccttaagaaggcaagctattcaatatgttatacatgtgtagtcatgtaaaacatttccatattagtcaggttataaaagaaaacaaacaaaaaactcaagaaaaatttaaaaattatgcttcggggcggctaggtggcacagtggcacagtggataaagcaccggccctggattcaggagtacctgagttcaaatccagcctcagatacttgacacttaactagctgtgtgaccctgggcaagtcacttaacccccattgccctgagggggggaaaaaagagctataaaaaaattatgcttcaatctgtgttcagacaatatcagttcttcctctggagatggactgaatttttcatcataaatccttcagagttgtcttgtatcattgtgttgctgagaatagcaaggTCAtgcacagctgatcatcttacaatattactgttactttgtgtacagtacatttcacttttcatcaactCACGTTaagtcttcccacatttttctgagagcatcgagttcatcatttcttaaggcacaataGTCTTCTATCATAATCccatcctacaatttgttcagccattccccaattgatgggtatcccctcagttttgaattctttgtaccagaaaagggctgccataagtattttttgtgcatatatatgtcttttaactttttggttttttatctctttttggatattgacctagtagtggtattactaggtcaaagagtatgtatggcTGTATAACCCTTTGGCCGTAGTtgcaaattgttctacagaatgcttgaatcagtttataagtccaccaacagtacattaatgtttcattttcccacTGGGGACAGTTTTTTGAGAAAAGAAGTTGAATTAAGATGGAAAGATGCTAAATTTAGATGTTGTCTTGTTGATTTTCAGTTACCATTGGTCTGTCCTTTAGAAATAttacaggaggggcagctacatggtgcagtggataaagcactggccctggattcaggagtacctgagttcaaatctagcctcagacatttgacactagctgtgtgaccctgggcaagtcacttaacccccattgccccacaaaaaaaatgttttttaaaagaaatattacagGAAATCAGGTGAGAGATAGAGTACTAATTCTTTTTAGCTTTTCCCTACAAACTACTCAGGATCTTCTGGAGAAGCTTAAAGAGATCTGGGTGGGGGGGAGTAGATGGTCTGTACACAAGTCAGTGAGAAAAGTCCCACAGTAGTGGAGCCAGGTTGAGTTTCAAACTTATTTCTTACTAGTCTTTGACACCCACACTCTGCTTTTCTGTAATTAATCTTATTACTTTCTGCTACACATGATGCCATGTTCTTCCTGTCTCCTACATAGCCTGTTTATgttatgaatgaatggatagatgaaaaagaacttattaagtgctttccaTGGGCAaagtcctgtgctaagtgctggggatacaaatagaaaagcaacagGCTGCTCTGAATGTCCTGGCACATGCCGCCCCATCTGTCCCTCAGGACACCTTGTTGCTTTAGCTAGGTTTATTTTCCTAGCTGGTGGATGGCAGTTGCTCAGGATTTGGTATTGGTGTTGGTAGGAGAAGCAGGTCACTTCTCCAAAGGGAAAACCAAGTCCTGTTGAGTCTACctttaaaatctctctctctctctctctctccctctctctctctctctctctctctctctctctctctctctctctctctctttttgagtggggcaat is part of the Dromiciops gliroides isolate mDroGli1 chromosome 4, mDroGli1.pri, whole genome shotgun sequence genome and encodes:
- the LOC122754657 gene encoding probable E3 ubiquitin-protein ligase TRIML1 is translated as MDVNDMIANLKRELTCSICLDYFTKPVTVDCGHSFCKECLFQSWEGTHAPWACPMCRGTIQSRDLETSKCLEDLVIITKQFRPHLSNYINCQTICDQHLAIQKLFCEDDQKLLCVSCLLSQEHKAHSVYLIEEYAENCKAKLCEALSSLLGKAKEAQFLLDQERRRVVQCNMEAQILKQIIIPEYIKTHPFLTKNHQVEVQKLDKEKRKNVKKLMETEARFSQYIQNLQKMTDELEKNFERPVTEMLLDIRSILERSEVLLFQCPEPAALPWTDCGMREILLTFQRDITLDPKTAKSNVILSEDLKSVKLASAHAEQAISVLGAQSFTSESHYWEVEVEGKSEWEVGIYKESLSKKGKFPGDVLSLMCLRMEEDFILWIPHTMESIHSRVPVHKLGIFLQYDCGHISFYNVTDNHLIYSFPPFIFQGPLWPFFSPGFPNEENNPSSLTICPLSTHC